AAGTTAAAAAAGAATCGTTTGGTGAGATGAGTTTTGCTTTGTTGCCGCATTACGAAAGCAATGTTTCCGGCTGTCTCGTGGTGATGAACGACACCCAGCCTTCGCAGAGTGGCCCGCTGGTGTATTTCAGTGTCGAAGGGCGATTGGATGATGCCATCGTGCAAGTGCGCGAACATGGCGGAAAGATATTGCAAGAGAAACATCAGATTGGCCCACATGGATTTCGGGCAATCATTGTCGATTGCGAAGGCAACCGCATCGCGCTGCATTCGCAGAAGTGATGGATGGCGCTCGGCAACGTATCGCTTATATAGTCCGACTCTGTGAGTCGGGTCGTTTGAAATGGAATCGTAAAATATCCGACTCACAGAGTCGGGCTATATAAAAGTTGGAATATAAAGGGAGCGAATGGGCAGCACATTGGCGATCCATTGGACGGTGACCACACATGGAACGTGGTTGCATGGCGATCCAAAAGGATCTTGGAAGAATGGCACATTAATGGGCCCAGATCCTTTATTGCGGCAAGCCGCCTCCGAAAACATGACGAATGAGGCGGAAACATTGTCCCAGCCAGAAATCGAGTTAGCCGCCGAAGCGTTCGGACGAGTTTGCCAAAAGGGAGGGCATCAGGTGTTGGCAGCGACCATTCGACCCATTCATGCACATTTAGTGTTAGGTCGCATTGCAAGCCCGGCGGAAAAAGTAATTTGGTGGCTCAAAAGGCAGAGTGCCGCAGCAGTGTTTGACTCACGCCGCAGTCAGGGACGCCCTACTCCGCGGCATTTGTGGACCAATCGCCGATTCGTGGTGTTTATTTATGACGAGCGGCACTTGGCCAATACAATTAAGTACGTTCAGCGCCACAATATTGAAGCAGGATTGTCGGCAAATCCGTATTCGTGGATTGACCCGCTTAATCGCAATGATACATAGCCCGACTGTATATAGCCCGACTCTGTGAGTCGGGTCGTTTGAAATGGAATCGCAGAATACCCGACTCACAGAGTCGGGCTATGTACCAGGGCACCCAACTCACAGAGTCGGGCTATGTATGGCGGGGCGAATGATTACGCTTGGCCGGCCATGGCTTCGGCGAGGATTTTGGACGTGCTGGGGCGCATGATGCGCGGATCGACCTGTTCGCCCTTGAGCAGCATGTTGCGCACGTCTTTGCCGGAGATGAACACCGGCTTTTCTTCCTTGTGGCTGTCCATCAGGTCGACGCGGCCGACCGAATCGTAATAGGCGGCGAAGCCCACTTTCACCGGCTTGATTTTCAGGTCGCCTTTCAGCTTGCCGAACATTTCCTGGGCGTCGAAATCTCCCCAGATGGGCTTGCCATCGTGATAGGGCGCATCGGCGTGCTTGCGGCCAATGACGATATCGGTGAATCCCAAGTTCTGGCGGTAAATGGCGTGCATGATGGCTTCTTTCGGGCCGCCGTAAAACATTTT
This portion of the Pirellulales bacterium genome encodes:
- a CDS encoding VOC family protein; this encodes MSQNTICWTDIPVTNLDRAIKFYSAVLKGEVKKESFGEMSFALLPHYESNVSGCLVVMNDTQPSQSGPLVYFSVEGRLDDAIVQVREHGGKILQEKHQIGPHGFRAIIVDCEGNRIALHSQK
- a CDS encoding transposase, with amino-acid sequence MGSTLAIHWTVTTHGTWLHGDPKGSWKNGTLMGPDPLLRQAASENMTNEAETLSQPEIELAAEAFGRVCQKGGHQVLAATIRPIHAHLVLGRIASPAEKVIWWLKRQSAAAVFDSRRSQGRPTPRHLWTNRRFVVFIYDERHLANTIKYVQRHNIEAGLSANPYSWIDPLNRNDT